From the Micromonospora lupini genome, one window contains:
- a CDS encoding SGNH/GDSL hydrolase family protein, giving the protein MWQRYVAIGDSTTEGLDDPDDAGGYRGWADRFALAVARAQGGLEYANLAIRGRTTALIRAEQLQPALDLAPDLATVVAGMNDVLRPSFDADQVAEDVAAMQRALVGQGATVLTFTMPDPAPVMPLARPLRGRMLALNEALRAATAQTGATLLDLGAHPVASDPRLWSDDRLHANSAGHARIAAALAYTAGLPGFDDSWTAPLPPAPLRRRAEVLGAELAWARRHLLPWVARHLRGRSSGDDRVAKRPVPLPVALEG; this is encoded by the coding sequence ATGTGGCAGCGGTACGTGGCGATCGGGGACAGCACCACCGAGGGGCTCGACGACCCGGACGACGCCGGCGGCTACCGGGGCTGGGCCGACCGGTTCGCCCTGGCGGTGGCGCGCGCCCAGGGCGGCCTGGAGTACGCGAACCTGGCCATCCGTGGACGAACCACCGCGCTGATCCGCGCCGAGCAGCTCCAGCCGGCCCTCGATCTCGCCCCCGACCTGGCCACCGTGGTCGCCGGCATGAACGACGTGCTGCGCCCCTCCTTCGACGCCGACCAGGTCGCCGAGGACGTCGCGGCGATGCAGCGGGCGCTCGTCGGGCAGGGCGCCACAGTCCTCACCTTCACCATGCCGGACCCGGCACCGGTGATGCCGCTGGCCCGGCCGCTGCGGGGCCGGATGCTGGCGCTCAACGAGGCCCTGCGGGCGGCCACCGCGCAGACCGGGGCCACGCTGCTCGACCTGGGGGCGCATCCCGTCGCCTCGGATCCGCGGCTGTGGAGCGACGACCGGCTGCACGCCAACAGCGCCGGGCACGCGCGGATCGCCGCCGCCCTGGCGTACACCGCTGGCCTGCCCGGGTTCGACGACTCCTGGACGGCGCCGCTGCCGCCGGCGCCGCTGCGGCGCCGCGCCGAGGTGCTCGGCGCGGAGCTGGCCTGGGCCCGCCGGCACCTGCTGCCCTGGGTGGCCCGGCACCTGCGGGGCCGGTCCTCCGGGGACGACCGGGTCGCGAAACGACCGGTTCCGCTGCCGGTGGCGCTGGAGGGCTGA
- a CDS encoding magnesium and cobalt transport protein CorA — MDQRAVRERAGRGVRALARRLLGRADGDSPTPRRSNPDAVVDCAVYVNGRREPGRPHYADAYARARRGHDSFVWLGLHEPGPAVLAAVGRTFGLDELTVEQALADGHRPTMQRNGPVTLLVLRTAGYVEHAELTDTSEVIDTGDVMVLLGDRFAITVRHGAAGALRDVRADIERRPALLAAGPWAVAYAVCARMVDSYLEVAGHVERDLERVEEAVFARDRSADIQHIYQLKREVVEFKRAVLPLQTPVRTLLDPGTDGPPRALHRWFVDVDGRLARAVDRVAAYDDLLTSIVQSRLAQLAVEQNNDMRKIAAWAAIAATQTGIAGLYGMNFEHMPELAWRYGYAGALTLMAAIALALYRLFRRSGWL; from the coding sequence GTGGATCAGCGAGCGGTACGGGAACGGGCCGGTCGTGGCGTACGCGCCCTGGCCCGTCGACTGCTCGGCCGGGCCGACGGCGACTCCCCCACACCCCGGCGGTCCAACCCGGACGCCGTCGTCGACTGCGCCGTCTACGTCAACGGCCGCCGTGAGCCCGGACGTCCGCACTACGCCGACGCGTACGCCCGCGCCCGACGTGGCCACGACTCCTTCGTCTGGCTGGGGCTGCACGAGCCCGGCCCGGCGGTGCTCGCCGCCGTGGGCCGCACGTTCGGCCTCGACGAGCTGACCGTCGAGCAGGCGCTCGCCGACGGGCACCGGCCCACGATGCAGCGGAACGGGCCGGTCACGCTGCTGGTGCTGCGTACGGCCGGGTACGTGGAGCACGCCGAGCTGACCGACACCTCCGAGGTGATCGACACCGGTGACGTGATGGTGCTGCTCGGCGACCGGTTCGCCATCACCGTGCGGCACGGCGCCGCCGGGGCGCTGCGCGACGTCCGCGCCGACATCGAACGCCGCCCCGCGCTGCTGGCCGCAGGGCCCTGGGCGGTGGCGTACGCGGTCTGCGCCCGGATGGTCGACTCGTACCTGGAGGTGGCCGGGCACGTGGAGCGGGACCTGGAACGGGTCGAGGAGGCGGTGTTCGCCCGCGACCGCTCGGCCGACATCCAGCACATCTACCAGCTCAAGCGGGAGGTGGTGGAGTTCAAGCGGGCCGTGCTTCCCCTGCAGACGCCCGTGCGGACGCTCCTCGACCCGGGCACCGACGGACCGCCGCGTGCCCTGCACCGCTGGTTCGTGGACGTGGACGGCCGGTTGGCGCGGGCCGTGGACCGGGTGGCCGCGTACGACGACCTGCTCACCTCGATCGTGCAGTCCCGGTTGGCGCAGCTCGCCGTCGAGCAGAACAACGACATGCGCAAGATCGCCGCGTGGGCGGCCATCGCGGCCACCCAGACCGGCATCGCCGGCCTCTACGGCATGAACTTCGAGCACATGCCCGAGCTGGCCTGGCGCTACGGCTACGCCGGTGCCCTGACCCTGATGGCGGCGATCGCTCTCGCCCTGTATCGCCTGTTCCGCCGCTCCGGCTGGCTCTGA
- a CDS encoding class F sortase, producing MWWRRTLPAAVALLAVSGLGLITVGLTAEPARPPRPPADAPTRSRPAPDLAPLPRAAPVRVRIPAIGVRAEIVAVGVDAAGVLEVPPLDKPTLAGWYRHGVSPGETGNAVLVGHVDSPAGPAVFFDLGRLRAGQEIEVTRADARVTTFTVDGVHAYPKDRFPSGLVYGPADAAGLRLITCGGPFDDATGNYVDNIVVFATRTA from the coding sequence GTGTGGTGGCGGCGGACCCTGCCGGCGGCGGTCGCGCTGCTCGCCGTGTCCGGGCTCGGGCTGATCACCGTCGGTCTCACCGCCGAGCCGGCCCGCCCCCCACGTCCGCCTGCCGACGCGCCGACGCGCTCCCGGCCCGCGCCGGACCTGGCGCCGCTGCCCCGCGCCGCGCCCGTCCGGGTGCGGATTCCCGCAATCGGTGTACGCGCCGAGATCGTCGCCGTCGGCGTGGACGCCGCCGGGGTGCTGGAGGTCCCCCCACTGGACAAGCCGACCCTCGCCGGCTGGTACCGGCACGGGGTCAGCCCCGGCGAGACCGGCAACGCCGTCCTGGTGGGACACGTCGACTCCCCGGCCGGCCCGGCGGTCTTCTTCGACCTGGGTCGACTACGCGCCGGCCAGGAGATCGAGGTCACCCGCGCCGACGCGCGAGTCACCACGTTCACAGTGGACGGCGTCCACGCGTACCCCAAGGACCGCTTCCCCAGCGGCCTGGTCTACGGGCCGGCGGACGCCGCCGGACTGCGCCTGATCACCTGCGGCGGCCCGTTCGACGACGCGACGGGCAACTACGTCGACAACATCGTCGTCTTCGCCACCCGCACCGCCTGA
- a CDS encoding MFS transporter → MTRDMGGGLGARFARLWAASTLSALGSGLATVAAPLFVASRTDDPLVVAAASAVAWLPWLLFALPGGVLADRMDRRRLMIVIDLVRVVALAVLATAIMTGRAGVALLYVVLFVINTGEIVFRAASQAMLPTVVPRHRLERANGWLGGGATLMNSMLAGPLGGFLFALAAGSPFLVNAATYALSAVLVALIGGDFRAAGGDQPGPRTRSMRGEIVEALRWLAHQRLLRTMAVLIGLLNVTLTAALAVLVLLADERLGLGSVGYGLLFTCMACGGVLGALLGDRIVAWISATWTVRIGLLIEAGLHLALAASRSTVVVGVALFAFGVHGGLWNLVANSLRQRLTPPNLQGRVASTTMFVAAGGNCVGALLGGLLAARFGITAPYWVGLVVAIGVSAATWRVFNRDAVARAYADEPPVEQRPAPVP, encoded by the coding sequence GTGACACGGGACATGGGCGGTGGGTTGGGGGCGCGGTTCGCCCGACTGTGGGCGGCCAGCACCCTCTCGGCCCTGGGCAGCGGGCTGGCCACGGTGGCCGCGCCGTTGTTCGTCGCCTCGCGTACCGACGACCCGCTCGTGGTGGCCGCGGCGTCCGCCGTGGCCTGGCTGCCCTGGCTGCTCTTCGCCCTGCCCGGCGGGGTGCTGGCGGACCGGATGGACCGCCGCCGCCTGATGATCGTCATCGACCTGGTCCGGGTGGTCGCGCTTGCCGTCCTGGCCACGGCGATCATGACCGGCCGGGCCGGCGTCGCACTGCTGTACGTGGTGCTGTTCGTGATCAATACCGGCGAGATCGTGTTCCGCGCGGCAAGCCAGGCCATGCTGCCGACAGTGGTGCCCCGGCACCGCCTGGAGCGCGCCAACGGCTGGCTCGGCGGCGGCGCCACACTCATGAACAGCATGCTCGCCGGCCCGCTGGGCGGCTTCCTCTTCGCCCTGGCGGCGGGCAGCCCGTTCCTCGTCAACGCCGCCACCTACGCCCTCAGCGCGGTGCTTGTGGCGTTGATCGGCGGCGACTTCCGGGCCGCCGGCGGCGACCAGCCCGGTCCCCGGACCCGCTCCATGCGCGGGGAGATCGTCGAAGCGCTGCGCTGGCTGGCCCACCAGCGGTTGCTGCGCACGATGGCCGTGCTGATCGGCCTGCTCAACGTGACCCTCACGGCAGCCCTCGCGGTGCTGGTTCTGCTGGCCGACGAGCGGCTGGGGCTCGGCTCGGTCGGCTACGGGCTGCTGTTCACCTGCATGGCCTGCGGTGGGGTGCTCGGCGCGCTGCTCGGCGACCGGATCGTCGCCTGGATCAGCGCCACCTGGACGGTGCGGATCGGCCTGCTGATCGAGGCGGGGCTGCACCTGGCGTTGGCAGCGTCCCGCAGCACAGTCGTGGTGGGGGTCGCGCTCTTCGCCTTCGGCGTGCACGGCGGACTGTGGAACCTCGTGGCGAACTCACTGCGCCAACGACTCACCCCGCCGAATCTGCAGGGACGCGTGGCCAGCACCACCATGTTCGTGGCGGCGGGCGGCAACTGCGTGGGCGCACTGCTCGGCGGGCTGCTGGCCGCCCGGTTCGGCATCACCGCCCCGTACTGGGTCGGTCTGGTCGTGGCGATCGGCGTCTCCGCCGCCACCTGGCGGGTCTTCAACCGGGACGCCGTGGCGCGCGCCTACGCCGACGAGCCCCCGGTCGAGCAGCGACCCGCCCCGGTGCCCTGA
- a CDS encoding lycopene cyclase family protein, giving the protein MRVTASAPLDVDLALLGGGGAASLLLAALDRHGVHDLRIAVVDPVRRRGQDRTWAFWGHPSADLDPLLSASWRQVEVATPARRRVLDLTPLRYAMLRSGPVYDRAAEAERRLDAIRIVAPAETVTDDGARVVVRTGDGPTVRAGWVLDSRPRPPARAGRTTWLQHFRGWWLEADRPAFDTARAVLMDFRTPQPARGVSFGYVLPVSDRYALVEYTEFSPGLRTDAGYDTALAGYRDLLGLDPAGLRVREVENGVIPMTDAPFPARPSPRVVRLGTAGGATRPSTGFTFSAMYRQADQVARALAAGRPPVPAPAYPARHRWMDAVALRALDRGGVGGPEFFDRLFDRNPPERVLRFLDGVTSPAEEIAIMNSTRLLPMIAATAGDAAHRVRDRLRPARPVPAIPAAVVGKPLRPVADSET; this is encoded by the coding sequence GTGCGGGTGACCGCATCCGCGCCGCTCGACGTCGATCTCGCGCTGCTCGGCGGCGGCGGCGCCGCGTCGCTGCTGCTCGCCGCGCTGGACCGCCACGGCGTCCACGACCTGCGGATCGCCGTCGTCGACCCGGTGCGCCGCCGTGGCCAGGACCGCACCTGGGCGTTCTGGGGCCACCCGAGCGCCGACCTGGACCCGCTGCTCAGCGCGAGCTGGCGGCAGGTCGAGGTGGCGACGCCCGCGCGGCGCCGCGTCCTCGACCTGACCCCGCTGCGGTACGCCATGCTGCGCTCCGGCCCGGTCTACGACCGGGCTGCCGAGGCCGAGCGTCGGCTGGACGCCATCCGGATCGTGGCCCCGGCCGAGACGGTGACCGACGACGGCGCCCGAGTGGTCGTCCGCACCGGCGATGGACCCACCGTGCGGGCCGGCTGGGTGCTCGACTCCCGCCCCCGACCCCCGGCGCGAGCGGGGCGGACGACCTGGTTGCAGCACTTCCGCGGCTGGTGGCTGGAGGCCGACAGGCCGGCGTTCGACACGGCACGGGCGGTGCTCATGGACTTCCGCACCCCACAGCCGGCCCGGGGCGTCTCCTTCGGGTACGTGCTGCCGGTCAGTGACCGCTACGCCCTGGTCGAGTACACCGAGTTCTCGCCCGGCCTGCGCACCGACGCCGGGTACGACACGGCGCTGGCCGGTTACCGCGACCTGCTCGGGCTGGACCCGGCCGGCCTGCGCGTCCGCGAGGTCGAGAACGGGGTGATCCCGATGACCGACGCGCCCTTCCCGGCCCGGCCCTCGCCCCGCGTCGTACGCCTCGGCACGGCCGGCGGCGCGACCCGTCCCTCCACCGGTTTCACCTTCTCCGCCATGTACCGGCAGGCCGACCAGGTGGCCCGCGCCCTCGCCGCCGGCCGCCCGCCGGTGCCCGCGCCCGCGTACCCGGCGCGGCACCGCTGGATGGACGCGGTGGCGCTGCGCGCGCTGGACCGCGGCGGCGTCGGCGGCCCGGAGTTCTTCGACAGGCTCTTCGACCGCAACCCGCCCGAGCGGGTCCTGCGCTTCCTCGACGGTGTCACCAGCCCGGCCGAGGAGATCGCGATCATGAACTCCACCCGACTGCTGCCGATGATCGCCGCCACGGCCGGCGACGCGGCGCACCGCGTCCGCGACCGGCTGCGGCCCGCCCGGCCCGTACCGGCCATCCCGGCGGCCGTGGTGGGCAAACCGCTCCGGCCCGTCGCCGACTCGGAGACCTGA